In the Marinomonas algicola genome, one interval contains:
- a CDS encoding SCP2 sterol-binding domain-containing protein, whose protein sequence is MSEAKKVFEAMVERFDAEEADGMDAVFQFEIDDSDHFHLVIEDEKCVLQEGEHDDATVTLSMDLDTLKNVMSGELDGMDAFMQGKIRADGDIMLATKLTQIFPN, encoded by the coding sequence ATGAGTGAAGCAAAGAAAGTGTTTGAAGCTATGGTTGAACGTTTTGACGCTGAAGAAGCCGATGGAATGGACGCTGTTTTTCAGTTTGAAATTGATGATAGTGATCACTTCCATTTAGTTATTGAAGATGAAAAGTGTGTCTTACAAGAAGGCGAGCATGATGATGCAACGGTCACATTAAGTATGGATCTAGATACATTGAAAAATGTAATGAGTGGTGAATTAGATGGTATGGACGCCTTCATGCAAGGTAAAATCCGTGCTGATGGAGATATTATGTTGGCCACTAAGTTGACGCAAATATTCCCCAACTAA
- the zigA gene encoding zinc metallochaperone GTPase ZigA: protein MSEHLEKIEQKKKLPVTVISGFLGAGKTTLLNHILTNREGRRVAVIVNDMSEVNIDANLIREGGAELSRTDEKMVEMSNGCICCTLREDLLIEVERLAKEGTFDQIVIESTGISEPLPVAETFTFEGEDGRCLNEVAQLDTMVTVVDAFNFLRDYSSQDGLQERGESLGEEDDRTVVDLLIEQIEFCDVIVINKIDLVSEEEGDRLKAILISLNTRAKIYIAQFGKVPLDQILNTGLFDFEQASLAPAWLQEIRGTHVPETEEYGISSFVYKARRPFHSERFYDLINQDWPGVVRSKGYFWLASDPTKAGSWSQAGSAARHAPAGYWWVSVPKENWPTDEESIDWIYEKWDDKVGDARQELVLIGMDMDEGALRSSLDRCLLTNEELSQGAKVWKTWPNPFIEWA from the coding sequence ATGAGTGAGCATCTAGAGAAGATCGAGCAGAAAAAAAAGCTGCCAGTAACGGTTATTTCAGGTTTTCTTGGGGCAGGTAAAACGACTTTACTTAATCATATTTTGACGAACCGTGAAGGTCGGCGTGTTGCTGTTATTGTTAATGATATGAGTGAGGTCAATATAGATGCCAACTTGATCAGGGAGGGTGGTGCCGAATTATCCCGTACTGATGAAAAAATGGTTGAGATGAGTAATGGGTGTATTTGTTGTACGCTCAGAGAAGATTTATTAATCGAGGTGGAGAGATTGGCAAAGGAGGGAACGTTTGATCAAATTGTGATTGAGTCTACGGGTATTTCTGAACCGCTCCCTGTGGCTGAAACCTTTACATTTGAAGGTGAAGATGGTCGTTGTTTAAATGAAGTTGCACAACTTGACACCATGGTTACCGTTGTCGATGCATTTAATTTTCTTCGTGATTACAGTTCACAAGATGGTTTGCAAGAGCGTGGGGAATCGTTAGGGGAGGAAGATGACCGAACGGTCGTTGACTTATTGATTGAGCAAATTGAGTTTTGTGATGTCATTGTCATAAACAAAATTGACTTGGTCAGCGAAGAAGAAGGTGATCGTTTAAAGGCCATTCTTATTAGCCTGAATACTCGGGCTAAAATTTACATAGCGCAATTTGGTAAAGTACCACTGGATCAAATATTAAATACTGGGTTATTTGACTTTGAACAAGCTTCTTTAGCACCGGCTTGGTTGCAAGAAATTCGTGGAACCCATGTACCAGAAACAGAGGAATATGGAATCAGTAGCTTTGTATATAAAGCGAGAAGACCGTTTCATTCAGAGCGTTTCTACGACTTAATTAATCAAGATTGGCCGGGTGTAGTTCGCTCAAAAGGCTATTTTTGGTTGGCTAGCGATCCAACCAAAGCGGGCAGCTGGTCGCAAGCTGGCTCGGCAGCAAGGCATGCTCCTGCGGGTTATTGGTGGGTCTCTGTGCCAAAAGAAAATTGGCCTACAGATGAAGAGTCCATTGATTGGATTTATGAAAAGTGGGACGACAAAGTGGGGGATGCCCGTCAAGAGTTGGTGTTAATTGGAATGGACATGGATGAAGGCGCTTTACGTTCGTCTTTGGATCGTTGTTTGTTAACAAACGAGGAGCTTTCTCAAGGCGCCAAGGTGTGGAAAACATGGCCGAACCCATTTATCGAATGGGCTTGA
- a CDS encoding acyl-CoA dehydrogenase C-terminal domain-containing protein, which yields MPEYKAPLRDIKFVTEELLDFSTHYANLPGGEEATPDMVDAILEEGAKFSERVLSPLNRIGDQQGCTFNDGVVTTPDGFKEAYQQYVEGGWPALAHPESVGGQGLPESLGMMVTEMVASANWSWSMYPGLSHGAMNTIESHGTDEQKQTYLTKLVSGEWTGTMCLTESHCGTDLGLLKTKAEPNDDGSYSISGTKIFISAGEHDMAGNIVHIVLARIAGAPEGTKGISLFIVPKFNVAEDGSVADRNTVSCGSIEHKMGIHGNATCVMNFDGAKGFLIGPANKGLNCMFTFMNTARLGTALQGLVHSEWALQNSVAYAKDRLQMRSLSGPKSPDKPADSIIVHPDVRRMLLTQKAFAEGGRALVHYCSKLVDVTKKGSADEKAEADELMSLLTPIAKAFLTETGFESANQGLQVFGGHGFIAEWGMEQNVRDARISMLYEGTTGIQALDLLGRKVLMTQGATLKRFTKIVHKFCKEHKGDKRVKPLISELSKLNGEWGDLTLKIGMKAMRNKDEVGAASFDYLMFSGYVVLAYFWANMAIVAQNKLDAGTDEVGFYTAKLQTATFYYERLLPRTRAHVEAMLSGANNLLSMDEENFVIV from the coding sequence ATGCCTGAATATAAAGCACCGTTGCGTGATATTAAATTTGTCACCGAAGAGTTATTGGATTTTTCAACGCATTATGCCAATTTACCTGGTGGAGAAGAAGCGACGCCAGATATGGTTGATGCGATTCTAGAAGAAGGGGCCAAGTTTTCTGAGCGTGTCTTATCACCGTTGAATCGCATTGGTGATCAACAAGGCTGTACTTTTAATGATGGTGTTGTCACAACCCCTGATGGTTTTAAAGAAGCTTATCAGCAATATGTTGAAGGTGGTTGGCCTGCGCTTGCTCATCCTGAATCTGTTGGTGGCCAAGGTCTGCCAGAATCGCTTGGTATGATGGTTACTGAAATGGTGGCCTCTGCTAACTGGTCTTGGAGTATGTATCCTGGCTTGAGTCATGGTGCGATGAATACGATCGAAAGTCATGGTACTGATGAGCAAAAGCAAACGTATTTGACTAAGCTGGTCTCTGGAGAGTGGACAGGCACAATGTGTCTAACAGAGTCTCATTGTGGTACGGATTTAGGTCTCTTAAAAACCAAAGCAGAACCAAATGATGACGGTTCATATTCAATCAGTGGTACTAAAATCTTTATCTCCGCGGGTGAGCACGACATGGCTGGCAACATAGTGCACATTGTTTTGGCCCGTATTGCCGGAGCCCCGGAAGGTACGAAAGGCATTTCACTCTTTATTGTGCCTAAATTTAATGTCGCGGAAGATGGTTCCGTTGCCGATCGAAATACAGTGTCTTGTGGCTCAATTGAACACAAAATGGGGATTCATGGTAACGCGACTTGTGTTATGAATTTCGATGGGGCAAAAGGGTTTTTGATTGGACCAGCGAACAAGGGGCTAAACTGCATGTTTACCTTTATGAACACGGCTCGTCTTGGAACGGCGTTACAAGGCCTAGTTCACAGTGAGTGGGCGTTGCAAAACTCCGTTGCTTACGCAAAAGACCGTCTGCAAATGCGCTCTTTATCAGGTCCTAAATCACCTGATAAACCGGCCGACTCTATTATCGTTCATCCTGATGTTCGTCGGATGTTACTCACACAAAAAGCCTTTGCTGAGGGTGGACGTGCACTTGTTCACTATTGTTCTAAACTTGTTGATGTGACAAAGAAAGGCTCGGCGGATGAGAAAGCTGAGGCGGACGAGCTGATGTCTTTATTAACACCGATTGCAAAAGCCTTTTTAACCGAAACAGGTTTTGAATCGGCTAACCAAGGTTTGCAAGTGTTCGGTGGTCACGGCTTTATCGCTGAATGGGGCATGGAACAAAATGTACGTGATGCGCGCATTTCCATGTTGTATGAAGGGACGACAGGGATTCAGGCATTGGACTTATTAGGCCGTAAGGTTCTGATGACTCAAGGCGCAACCCTAAAACGGTTCACAAAAATTGTGCATAAGTTCTGTAAAGAACATAAAGGGGATAAGCGTGTTAAGCCTCTTATTAGCGAATTGAGTAAACTAAATGGTGAATGGGGGGATTTAACCCTGAAAATTGGCATGAAAGCCATGCGAAACAAAGATGAAGTGGGCGCGGCATCATTTGATTACTTAATGTTCTCTGGTTATGTTGTGCTAGCGTATTTCTGGGCAAATATGGCGATTGTTGCGCAGAATAAATTGGATGCCGGAACGGATGAAGTTGGTTTTTATACGGCTAAGTTACAAACCGCAACCTTCTATTACGAGCGTTTATTGCCAAGAACTCGGGCTCATGTTGAAGCCATGCTGTCAGGTGCGAATAACCTATTGTCTATGGACGAAGAAAACTTTGTTATTGTCTAA
- a CDS encoding CobW family GTP-binding protein produces MRYQGIKVNVITGFLGAGKTTLIHHLLEQAPVYERWAVLVNEFGDIGLDGVLLQNSLQQGRLFKDNIAIKEVPGGCVCCTTSAAFEQGLNQLIRQQNPDRILIEPSGLGHPKQILEKLRATQYQDVLLVTGSFCVIDARHLSDPRYVEHEVFNDQVDSANGIVFSHVDTYSDQDAQRLKEYCRGKEQDGYFLSNPMSLSVEELDIGLNTFLSTDSLSLAKRDVHHSHSHENTCRTPAKEDHYVKEQDAMMVAGWRWSDTVLFSESSLRSMLSDITNLDGVYRVKGVCKLNDELGLFVNASTGEPRMELSPWTKKSRLEVIGLANSDWYSLASKMCKKLI; encoded by the coding sequence ATGCGTTACCAAGGCATTAAAGTCAACGTTATCACAGGGTTTTTAGGCGCTGGTAAGACTACCTTGATTCATCATTTATTAGAGCAGGCACCCGTTTACGAACGCTGGGCGGTGTTGGTTAATGAATTTGGTGATATCGGTTTAGACGGGGTGCTTTTGCAAAACTCCCTACAACAAGGCCGTTTATTTAAAGACAATATTGCGATTAAAGAAGTGCCAGGAGGTTGTGTATGTTGCACAACATCGGCGGCGTTTGAACAAGGTTTAAACCAGTTAATACGCCAGCAAAATCCAGATCGTATCTTAATTGAACCTTCAGGGCTCGGGCACCCAAAACAGATACTGGAAAAGCTGCGTGCGACGCAATACCAAGATGTATTGCTCGTTACAGGCTCCTTTTGTGTTATTGATGCTCGTCATCTTTCTGATCCTCGTTATGTAGAGCATGAGGTTTTTAACGATCAAGTGGATTCTGCTAATGGTATTGTATTTAGCCATGTGGATACCTATTCCGATCAAGATGCGCAACGCTTAAAAGAATACTGTAGGGGAAAAGAGCAGGATGGTTATTTCCTTTCAAACCCGATGAGCTTGAGTGTAGAAGAGTTAGACATTGGCTTGAACACGTTTCTATCTACAGACTCGCTGTCGCTTGCAAAACGAGATGTGCATCACAGTCACAGTCATGAAAATACTTGCAGAACGCCTGCTAAAGAAGATCATTATGTCAAGGAACAAGACGCTATGATGGTAGCGGGTTGGCGCTGGTCTGATACGGTCCTGTTTTCTGAATCATCGTTACGTTCTATGTTATCTGATATCACCAACCTTGATGGTGTCTATCGTGTAAAAGGGGTATGTAAATTAAATGATGAACTGGGGCTTTTTGTTAATGCATCTACAGGTGAACCCAGGATGGAATTGTCACCTTGGACAAAAAAAAGCCGCTTAGAAGTGATCGGTCTAGCCAACTCAGATTGGTATAGCTTGGCTTCAAAAATGTGTAAAAAACTCATATGA
- a CDS encoding GGDEF domain-containing protein produces MINSFSCGLFISNINERHIEYVNDNICRTLLYEESDLIGLDVNEIFTKASLIFLESYVYPTLLKEHELTEIQLTILTKERDRLPIVANINIQDNIIFWSIFTAVKRDKLYQELLDVRDKLEHQAEKLELAATTDYLTHLLNRRSIIEKTESLIKNTCRKSPALSLAMIDIDFFKQINDQHGHVKGDEILIEVGKALNQVCLKQDLAARWGGEEFLVVFYGPTFEETKHLCQKIHKKIHEIKLSDQPLTVSIGVVTYHLDHHTNTTLDDIIEEADQLMYQAKNNGRNQTRSRQILNVKSAKNTLAL; encoded by the coding sequence ATGATAAACAGTTTTTCATGTGGATTATTTATCAGTAACATCAATGAAAGACACATTGAGTACGTCAATGATAATATTTGTCGTACTCTTTTATACGAAGAAAGCGATTTAATAGGCTTAGATGTTAATGAAATATTCACCAAAGCTTCGCTGATTTTTTTAGAAAGTTACGTCTACCCTACCTTATTAAAAGAGCATGAGCTTACTGAGATTCAATTAACCATCCTGACAAAAGAGAGAGACAGACTGCCAATTGTCGCCAACATCAACATTCAAGACAACATCATTTTTTGGTCTATCTTCACCGCCGTAAAACGAGATAAACTGTACCAAGAACTGCTAGATGTTAGGGATAAGCTTGAGCACCAAGCTGAAAAACTTGAATTGGCCGCCACAACAGATTACCTAACTCACCTACTCAATCGACGATCAATAATCGAAAAAACAGAAAGCCTGATTAAAAACACGTGTAGAAAAAGCCCAGCCTTATCTTTAGCTATGATAGATATCGATTTTTTTAAACAAATTAATGACCAGCATGGTCATGTAAAGGGCGATGAAATTTTAATTGAAGTCGGAAAAGCATTAAATCAAGTTTGTTTAAAGCAAGACCTAGCGGCCAGGTGGGGAGGTGAAGAGTTTTTAGTTGTTTTTTATGGTCCAACATTTGAAGAGACTAAACATCTTTGTCAAAAAATACACAAGAAAATACATGAAATCAAACTTTCTGATCAACCGTTAACGGTCAGTATTGGCGTTGTCACTTATCATCTTGATCATCACACTAACACAACCTTAGATGACATCATTGAAGAGGCCGACCAACTAATGTACCAAGCTAAAAATAATGGTCGAAATCAAACGAGATCTCGTCAAATTCTCAATGTTAAAAGCGCGAAGAATACTCTAGCGCTTTAA
- the folE2 gene encoding GTP cyclohydrolase FolE2 has protein sequence MNNLLPDVSISDKASNQSSLEWVGMQGIDIPITIIDAEYKRELHASADVQVNLPAAHIKGIHMSRLYRLLETLSDGKALSPHRLETLLHAMIETHQDCHTDSARLRLSFDLLIRRPALVTQGESGWKAYPVCIVSKIVKNVLTIKATVTVEYSSTCPCSAALSRQLVEQRFLDDFGNQVNLTSNTVAQWLRQNATLATAHSQRSEAVVSIDVPSNIGTFSLLPLINCIESALGTPLQTSVKRSDEQAFAALNGQNLMFVEDAARKIQAKLNGLFAAPKVHVRHLESLHPHDAVAWL, from the coding sequence ATGAATAACTTACTTCCTGATGTGTCTATTTCCGATAAAGCGTCCAATCAATCCTCTTTAGAATGGGTCGGAATGCAGGGCATAGATATACCTATTACTATCATAGACGCTGAGTATAAAAGAGAGCTACATGCGAGTGCCGATGTTCAAGTGAATTTGCCTGCGGCCCATATAAAGGGCATTCATATGTCGAGGCTCTATCGGTTACTGGAAACCTTAAGTGATGGCAAAGCACTTTCTCCTCATCGTTTAGAAACGCTGTTACACGCCATGATTGAAACTCATCAAGATTGCCATACAGACAGTGCTCGACTGCGGTTATCTTTTGATTTATTGATTCGTCGTCCGGCGCTAGTGACTCAGGGGGAATCTGGCTGGAAAGCGTATCCTGTTTGTATTGTCTCTAAGATAGTGAAAAACGTGTTAACGATCAAAGCCACTGTGACCGTGGAATATTCCTCAACTTGCCCTTGCTCAGCGGCCTTATCGAGACAATTAGTCGAGCAGAGGTTTCTGGATGATTTTGGGAATCAAGTGAACCTAACTTCAAACACGGTTGCTCAATGGCTTCGACAGAATGCGACCTTAGCAACAGCCCATAGTCAGCGCAGTGAAGCGGTTGTTAGTATAGATGTGCCCAGCAACATAGGTACTTTTTCATTACTACCATTAATAAATTGCATTGAAAGTGCGTTAGGAACCCCACTACAAACCTCAGTAAAACGATCGGATGAACAGGCCTTTGCGGCGTTAAACGGCCAAAATTTGATGTTTGTCGAAGATGCCGCACGTAAAATTCAAGCGAAACTTAATGGTCTATTTGCAGCGCCTAAAGTGCATGTACGTCATTTGGAAAGTTTACATCCGCATGATGCGGTTGCTTGGTTATAA
- a CDS encoding alpha/beta fold hydrolase, with protein MYDQTNVLAPEAIIKRNNVQISGEGEQTIILAHGFGCDQNMWRFIKADLEKRFKVVVFDYVGSGKSQLSYYIPERYKSLEGYALDVIEICDALSLENVIFVGHSVSGTIGLLASQQREDLFSDIALVCPSPCFLNIKPEYFGGFDKEDLEELVNLMDKNYIGWANYLAPLVMGQSNPDELVEELTDSFCSTDPKYSKPFAMATFFSDYRALLPSVTSSCLVLQSSNDSLAAVEIGKYMESNIPQATLDIIDAKGHCLHMTEPQKVLHSLLNFLDDAA; from the coding sequence ATGTATGATCAAACCAACGTATTAGCACCAGAAGCCATTATTAAACGCAATAACGTTCAGATATCTGGAGAAGGAGAACAAACCATTATTCTTGCTCATGGTTTTGGCTGTGATCAAAATATGTGGCGCTTCATTAAAGCCGATTTGGAAAAGCGGTTCAAAGTCGTCGTATTCGATTATGTCGGTAGTGGTAAATCTCAACTTTCCTACTACATACCAGAACGCTATAAATCATTAGAAGGTTACGCTTTAGATGTCATTGAAATCTGTGATGCACTTTCACTAGAAAACGTAATTTTTGTTGGTCACTCTGTGAGCGGCACCATAGGCCTATTAGCGTCTCAGCAACGAGAAGATCTATTTTCAGATATCGCATTAGTTTGTCCCTCTCCCTGTTTTTTGAATATTAAGCCGGAATACTTCGGTGGATTTGATAAAGAAGACTTAGAGGAGCTGGTTAACCTAATGGATAAAAATTACATCGGCTGGGCAAACTATTTAGCGCCATTGGTTATGGGGCAGTCTAATCCTGATGAACTGGTTGAAGAACTAACTGACAGTTTCTGTTCTACCGACCCTAAATATTCAAAGCCTTTCGCAATGGCTACTTTCTTCTCAGACTATCGGGCTTTACTGCCTAGCGTAACGTCTTCTTGCCTTGTTTTACAGAGTTCAAATGATTCTTTAGCCGCTGTAGAAATAGGGAAGTATATGGAGTCAAACATTCCGCAAGCGACATTAGATATTATCGATGCAAAAGGCCACTGCTTACACATGACGGAACCTCAAAAAGTTCTGCACAGCTTATTAAATTTTCTAGATGATGCCGCTTAA
- a CDS encoding AMP-binding protein, whose protein sequence is MTKDTSTKKKPGSWIPEHLNPHNFRSLIDVFQKACKEFKDCPAFTSVGKTITYGELDDLSSGFAAYLQKNTDLKEGDRIAIQLPNVIQSPIAVFGAIKAGLIVVNTNPLYTPKELQHQFNDSGAKALVVFANMAHNVEAIIDKTNIKHVFVTQIADFHPMPKKLLINSVVKYVKKMVPPYSLPKSVDFFTAVKQGQQLSVNIIHKNPEDIAVLQYTGGTTGVAKGAMLTHANLISNLHQLGDRLCDHCTPGEELYIAPLPMYHIYSFLIHGLTLLNRGAHSILIPNPRDIPGFVKELKKWRFSGFVGLNTLFVALCNNEDFKKLDFSRLKITASGGMALTHSAADEWKKVTGRTVIEGYGLTETSPVVSFNPVGKEQIGTIGVPVDDTLLKFVDDDNNEVPDGEAGVLCVYGPQVTKGYWQREDSTRESMTEDGYFITGDIAKRHSDGYIQIVDRAKDMIIVSGFNVYPSEVEDCLSSHEDILEAAAIGIEDEKTGEAVKAFVVLKDPKVKVDLSDLRLFCRKELAAYKVPKCIEIREDLPKTNVGKVLRRALRDE, encoded by the coding sequence ATGACTAAAGACACCTCCACCAAGAAAAAGCCAGGAAGTTGGATTCCAGAGCACCTGAATCCACATAATTTTCGTTCGTTAATCGATGTGTTTCAAAAAGCATGTAAAGAATTTAAAGATTGTCCTGCTTTTACCAGTGTTGGTAAGACGATTACTTATGGTGAACTTGATGATCTATCAAGTGGCTTTGCCGCGTATTTACAAAAAAATACCGATTTGAAAGAAGGCGATCGTATTGCCATCCAATTACCAAATGTTATCCAATCACCCATTGCCGTTTTTGGTGCGATAAAAGCCGGTTTAATCGTTGTTAATACCAACCCGCTATACACGCCAAAAGAATTGCAGCATCAATTCAATGACTCTGGTGCCAAAGCGCTGGTGGTGTTTGCCAACATGGCTCACAATGTTGAAGCAATCATTGATAAAACCAATATTAAGCATGTATTTGTCACGCAAATCGCTGATTTTCATCCAATGCCAAAAAAACTGCTTATTAATTCAGTTGTTAAGTACGTTAAAAAAATGGTGCCGCCTTACTCATTGCCAAAATCAGTCGACTTTTTTACAGCGGTTAAGCAGGGCCAACAATTAAGTGTCAACATAATTCATAAAAATCCTGAAGATATTGCGGTCTTACAATATACGGGGGGGACAACGGGTGTTGCAAAAGGAGCCATGCTAACCCATGCCAACTTAATTTCGAATCTGCATCAGTTAGGTGATCGCTTATGTGATCATTGCACTCCAGGAGAGGAGCTCTATATTGCCCCTTTACCTATGTATCATATCTATTCTTTTCTTATCCATGGGCTTACGCTCTTAAATCGTGGCGCTCATAGTATTTTGATTCCTAACCCTAGAGACATTCCTGGGTTTGTGAAAGAGCTTAAAAAATGGCGTTTTTCGGGTTTTGTGGGTTTAAATACGCTTTTTGTTGCTCTTTGTAATAACGAAGACTTTAAAAAGTTGGATTTTTCTCGCTTAAAAATCACAGCCTCTGGCGGCATGGCGTTGACCCACTCTGCGGCAGACGAATGGAAGAAAGTAACGGGTCGTACCGTTATTGAAGGGTATGGATTAACAGAAACGTCCCCAGTTGTTTCGTTTAATCCCGTAGGTAAAGAGCAAATAGGGACAATCGGTGTGCCAGTCGATGATACATTGTTGAAGTTTGTTGATGATGACAATAATGAGGTTCCTGATGGGGAGGCGGGTGTTCTTTGTGTCTATGGCCCGCAGGTGACAAAAGGGTATTGGCAGAGGGAGGATTCAACACGCGAATCAATGACGGAAGATGGTTACTTTATTACTGGTGACATCGCGAAACGACACTCTGATGGATATATACAGATTGTTGATAGAGCGAAAGACATGATTATAGTGTCAGGGTTTAATGTCTACCCTTCTGAAGTGGAAGATTGCTTGAGCTCTCATGAGGATATTTTAGAGGCGGCGGCAATTGGTATTGAGGATGAAAAAACTGGGGAGGCGGTAAAAGCCTTTGTTGTTCTAAAAGACCCTAAAGTAAAAGTTGATTTGTCCGATCTACGTCTATTTTGTCGTAAAGAGCTTGCGGCATACAAAGTGCCTAAGTGTATTGAAATTCGTGAAGATTTACCTAAGACAAACGTGGGTAAAGTGCTACGTCGTGCATTAAGAGATGAGTAG
- a CDS encoding enoyl-CoA hydratase-related protein — protein MSDFIQSSVLNGIQTISFNRASKKNAITLDMYQALTQFLVEGESRKDVLVTVIHGAGPDFSSGNDIAEFVTIAQQPDKMSPIMAFLRTLSQYPKPLYAAVEGRAVGIGATLLLHCDMVFSARNASLCFPFVKLGVVPEAAVSYLLPSLAGHQLSFEKLILGEPFDAEEAHSIGMVNHLCEEGEALALALNFAEKTVQLPPEAVILSKNLLKNRFQDEVQMTLMREGRIFKDRLQSKEAHQAFKSFLSRPKIG, from the coding sequence ATGAGTGATTTTATTCAGTCGAGTGTTTTAAATGGCATTCAAACTATTAGTTTTAATCGTGCTTCTAAAAAGAATGCTATTACACTAGACATGTATCAAGCCCTAACCCAGTTTCTTGTAGAGGGTGAGTCTAGAAAAGACGTTTTAGTCACTGTTATTCATGGCGCGGGGCCAGATTTCTCTTCTGGAAATGACATCGCCGAATTTGTAACAATAGCCCAGCAGCCCGATAAAATGTCTCCAATAATGGCGTTTTTACGCACACTTTCTCAATACCCCAAACCACTGTATGCGGCGGTAGAAGGCCGAGCTGTTGGAATTGGTGCAACCCTGTTATTGCATTGTGATATGGTCTTTTCTGCCCGTAATGCCTCATTATGCTTCCCATTTGTGAAATTGGGCGTTGTGCCTGAAGCGGCCGTTAGTTATCTATTGCCGAGCCTAGCAGGGCATCAGCTTTCTTTTGAAAAGCTTATTTTAGGCGAGCCTTTTGATGCTGAAGAAGCGCACAGCATTGGTATGGTGAATCACTTATGTGAAGAAGGTGAAGCCTTGGCATTGGCGTTGAATTTTGCAGAAAAAACCGTCCAGCTTCCTCCTGAAGCGGTTATTTTAAGTAAAAATTTATTGAAAAATCGTTTCCAAGATGAGGTTCAGATGACCTTAATGAGAGAGGGGCGGATTTTTAAGGACCGGCTTCAATCTAAAGAAGCGCATCAGGCTTTTAAGTCATTTCTCTCTCGCCCTAAGATTGGTTAA